One Parasteatoda tepidariorum isolate YZ-2023 chromosome 1, CAS_Ptep_4.0, whole genome shotgun sequence genomic window, ATAGCAGGCATAAAAAAATAGGTATACAGTGTTAAAACATTAAAGTAGTTCCTATTAAATTTCCATTACACGTTTAACAGCCATTATTAAGTAAACATCAAATAAAGATTGTACATTACCTATTTAAAATACAGGGAACAACTATGGGACTTGTCCTTTTATCTAAATTTGGTACATTTTCATGAAGTTCATGGAGTTTATTTAGATACCTACAATATAAACACAATATTATAATGCAAGCTAACACACGAGAATTCGTATAAATTTacagataaaatttaacttttacctcagagattttttgtattttctaacaGCACTGTAAtaatcatcttttttaaaatatatatttccagcccattttattttctcagcAATGCATAGTATTTCATCAAtctataatgcaaaatatttattaaaattaaaagaattttatagaaCAAACAGAACaagcatgaaaaataaacaaatacgaTCCTGAAcctataacattaattttaatcatttagtgATGAAGACTTCTCACTACAGGGTATACCTTTATGGTAATATGacatatcaataattaataataaaaaaaataataaacttaaaacataTCAACACTGGATTCCTGACTTTAATTCATCATAGTGAGGAATGaccaaaaaattagaaaattttaatgtcattagTCAGAAATTAACCCTCTTTACGAAACGGACATGACACAACTTGACTTCAATGcactttaaacataaaaaaaaacaattagctTTACAAGATGAACACTacgaaaaattcaattttaaaaaaataaagacaaataattgataaaataaatagtaattcaCATGAAAGAAAGTTTGATTATAAAATCTAAGCcaaactataatattttgaattattttaccaGTAAAAAGCCATATGCAATTTTAggaacagtaaaaattaaataatttttcttacatcaTTGAAATCCAGATCAGAATCTTCAGGAAAATTTGCATATGTGTCATCAGTTCCATCATTTTCAAACAGACCAAAATCTTGACCAGGCAGAAATTCTCCAGAATTCTCTATTATACAAGACTGCAAAAAAATGACAGTTGTAAAATTGAATGGAAAATACTTCCTATTTactcaaagaaaatttatcatttacaatataaaagtataaatggTATCAGAGACTATAGAGAACTGCCTAAAACGCTTTGTtactataattgaaatttacaagtcttattattttaataaaaacacacgttttatttaataatgtaaggttactaaattttctttttataagtgcatttgattataaaattaagttacaaGAAATGAGTAGCATAAATTTTAGacaggaaaggaaaaaaatatacattaatattctttttttaaaaaattagttttttaaagcatgatttttaagattttcaatttaagaaaaaggaaaaatatttattttttaaatattcaagtacATTTTTACACAATGCAATTACTGTATAATTAAAACCCAGaatatattttggcattttctagttttttaatattcaaatataaatttttacagttcaattacagtataattaaaatatagcatataaaaatcataaattacacatggttttaataataataaaaaattattttatattaaatattctttccacaattgtttaaaaattttgcattgttcaattaaaaaaaagttttaaatgcagaaaatataattttaaattattgagacattgaaaacaaataatgaattttaatatagtttctttttacaAAGTCGAATGTCTTGCAAACATAACATGTCAATCGTCACACattaatactgaaatatatGCAATATGCAAGCTATTCAAACATAAAGCAACACGTTAAAGTgttgaagattattttctgttaaCTGATATTGTAACAAAAACAAGTAAAGAGTATgcgatgtaaaaaaattagtatatttagagaaataaaataaggtgAATGTGTATGCTCTATCAATTAGGCTTGATGATATGTATTTAATAGATggaatataagataaatttcgaGGCTCGAGGAGAAAAAGAATGCCACTCTATTTgacaatttattattcatttcttttccaatctaaaattcaaaaataacttttctgtcaccaaaccatatttaattggaACATAAAACCAGATCttacacattatttaatgtAGGGAACTGCGctgaatcataaatttttttaacaaatacaaaaatgaaaggGCTCTTTTCAAACTTCTCATGAGGTTACTATTTTTATCTTCGGAAAAAGCGGTTTAACAATGATTGCCGAGCACACACTCAATATTTAGgaagtaagaaaattttgtagaaTGACAAGAAAAGCATTAACTTTATGATACGATCTTCTTAGATAAGAAGTCATTAATGCActgaaaatagttaataaaatttaacagaaagGTCCacgttttaacaatttaatatggCAGACATTTATTGAACAGAGGTAATTTAGAAAACTGCAAGGAGATTTTTAAATGGCAGAACTAAATACCTGTTAGATTCAGTATACAGTTTGAAAAGAATACACTGGTTAATGCATGCATTTCAAAACTAgacaatcaataaaaataaataaaacatatctttaaacaacttttaatgtgCGCGTGTCGGTaaacatagagaaaaaaatcgtaattcAAAACATTAGATTTTTAAACCTCAAGCGGTTTAGTAAATGGGCAAAATTAGACGAATGTTTCGCCCTAATACACCATTTCCCTACCTAATGATATGGAAAATAACAGGTTTTGCTATAGGGAGAAAATtgcatgttaaaataaaacctatctttaaacaacttttaatatgCGTGTGTcagtaaacatattttgaagaagaaaaaaatagtgatttaaaaaaaaaaaaaacattagatttttaacccactggcggtttAGAAAATGGGCAAAATTAGGAGAATGATTTTCCCCCAATACATTATTTCCCTATCTAATGACAAGGAAAAACCAGTTTTTCAATGGGGTTTTTccacatattaaaataagactttATTTGCAGAACTGTCAGTGGGTTTAGACACGCAACAAAAattcaatgcaataaaataacatttttaccaACCTCTAACGGAGTATCATTGTCAGTGATTTGACCTTCTAATTCTGATACAACACCCAAACCATACTTCACTTTACCAAAAACAACATGCTTATTATCAAGATGTGGGGTGGGTACAGTGGTTATGAAGAATTGACAGCCATTAGTATTAGGGCCACTATTAGCCATACTTAATAATCCTGGTTGATCATGCTAAAAAcagaagaagaaatttttttttaagacccAGGAATTTCTAAAAGACaacatttaataacttaagAATTTTATGTGCCTAGAATAATGCTAGACTTtacaataacataaaaaaatcactgcaaataaaaactttcataaaaagcGCGCTGTAACaatctatcaatttttttaaaaaaattttaagtaaaataatatttttacaggaTTAAGACTTGCATGTGGCAGAATTGAGGCTACACTGTGAAATTGTTGCAGAACATTACCGagtttttgcagaaagatttttcattcaggaaaagaaaaaaaattagtattcctttctgcataatttttcgattttttttttctgcagaatttttttcaaaagatttatttcttgTGTATCAGAGaggaagaaagaaataattatggaTTTTCCATTCTCATtttggattgaaaaaaaaaagtaatgagtcGCTTCAGCTAGAATGtcatattaataacataaaattaaaaaaattcagaaatcgcgaaagtttaaaagatagttcTAGAAATGAtgattctttcattttttcttcttagtttaGTATCTCTTTTTTAAGAGTCCTATTCGAGTGATTTCGTCATCGGTCTTTATTTTGGAGTTACTGGAcggattttacaatttttaatttatgtacgaattttaatttttgtaatgatttacaaaatttgaaagaggaaataattagCTGATTTTTCCGCATACAATATGTGAGAAAGCGcctaaaatattagaattaaaatattactcttacaattaaatttttttatgttttattcgaTACTTTCTTCTGTaaacactttaaattaataattgtcataattaaatgtatctttaaaaaataataatagggaAGGTTGTCGCAGAAagtctgaaaaaattctgccacaggaaaagactttgttaatttatttaacaaaaaataaaaataaattgtacaataaaaatagattaaaatttcttttaaatgtgttttaataataatttttaaaaaaaacttaggcATACCATTAAGTCAAAGTTTTCATCCTCAAAACTATCACCATAGATACTTTCTGAGCCCTGGCCATTTCCATGTATAAAATCCCCTCCTTGAATCATAAACCTACGaataactaaaattgaaaatagaacaaataagaaaaaaaaatattttttaatattctttcataGATGCTTATATCTAGCTAATTTTATAGGGCATTACATgaacttcaatattaaaattagttgattgcagttttaaattttaattaaaaatcaaatagtgttaaagtaaataaatggtttaaattagCATATAAGAAAATGGAACAAATTAtagaactcaatttttttagaaattaaaattccaaaccaagaaaaattcatttctgttTGGTACTaacaacaatttcttttttttttttcttcataatactaataaagcgatatttgtaaaattaaaaacaagtttatgaaatatttaccaCTAGAcatataagattttatttacctTGTTAAAGAGCAAAAATTGACATAATTATGTAATATCATTACAGCAATAACTGACACTACTGTACaaatcataattattgtttatggCAATTCAATTCAAGTATAAAAATCTTAGTTTCTTTTACATTAGTCTCATTTCCTTTTAGTTTCTCCCATATACATAAACTAAAAACTCAGTGGtgtgacagcccatagagggccaaggcctactgtgcccatctcagttttcttgaccctGGGCtttggggtgcaggagcagatgttccggttaggtggtcagctgAACGTGAAACCTCCACCGATATACATAAGTACATGAAAATCAATGAATACTCATATTTTCATACTAAATTGCAGTTGCAATCTTAATAGTTACAAAGGAAAATCTCAAGTAAGTTATTGAGACATACATTTACAGAAGTCACAAATCGCTTTTAATAGGTATGGAGGATacataagtttcaaaatatggGGAGAAGCTGAAGTTAGAAAATGTGATCTCGgttgtaacaaaaaagtaaagttgatGAAAGTCTAATTAGCTTAAAGTGCTTGCAACCTGTTTCAGTCAAAGATCCATTTGTAAATTCAGGTACCACAACAAATGACTAATGATAGTGTAAAATATGTAAGCTATTTCAAACACATGGCCTCCCTAGTAAACAATAAATCATTTGCAATTTAAAGCAGAATTCTGCAGAAAAGTGGAAAGTCTgacctttattaaataaaatgaataaaagagaCATGAAAATTTTGAGGTGGTGAAGCTATGCCGTCTGTCATTTCACTTTTCTAAACTAGCAtggaaaatcttaaattaagatTGATCCCCAGGTTCAATGATTGTGGCACTGATCTATAATTAAACAGTTCACTAACATCAGCATCATTGGCTTTCAAACAACATGAAGGATGCGGAGGGAGGTCGACATGCAAATTTTGTGTGCATcgcatttttatcataattaaaaggcttattgaaaataatttttaaatcattcaaaagaGGAACCAAACATCAAAATAAGGATTAAAACAGACTTTACTTTGAAACTCTCTGGAGGAAAAAAGAAGACTAGTTTAGAATTCTGAATTTATTACTAGTTgcgttcatttaattttgaaaacttttcaaaataatttcatcaagagtgtatttctgaaaataattaaacaaatcaaaGTATTTTAGAATACAACTAAAAAGCCCATTTACctaacaggggtctgtctaggtttttctgagaggtacctattttgtgaaaatttagacataatttgtgaaaaattaaaaattatattaaaagatcaacacaaaaatagggtaaaaatatggatttatcgtttcttaagggatagaaaaataaaattttaggaaaaagaatattgtgaaactaccgtttttcctgaagttgaatttgtgaaggtaccattaaacggtagtaaatttggcctggacagacccctgcctAAGCAcagtttaatgcaaaataattttagtagttcctatatattctaaatgaatttaactaaaatatatcattgaattattcgcgatcgcaagGCTCGAATATACCACNcctgtcgacgaaatgaccctgtcgacgaaatgaccctgtcgacgaaatgaccctgtcgaggAAACGGCCTAGTCGATGAAACGGCCTGTCGATGAAATGGTGTGTCGATGAAATGAATGCGACcctgtgaaggtaccgctaaacggtagtaaatttggcctggacagacccctgcctAAGCAcagtttaatgcaaaataattttagtagttcctatatattctaaatgaatttaactaaaatatatcattgaattattcgcgatcgcaagGCTCGAATATACCACCTCGGGAGAAGACCGGTTTCATGTCTTGACCCTACCCCTCATGTCTTGACCTTCATCCTCTTCTCAGTTGTACAGGAATGTCATCATCATCACAG contains:
- the LOC107438282 gene encoding peptidyl-prolyl cis-trans isomerase D, which codes for MSAWSAPVSGNPHVFLDVKVGEEKVGRIVIELFKDVVPKTAENFRALCTGEKGIGNSGKPLHYKGATFHRVIRRFMIQGGDFIHGNGQGSESIYGDSFEDENFDLMHDQPGLLSMANSGPNTNGCQFFITTVPTPHLDNKHVVFGKVKYGLGVVSELEGQITDNDTPLESCIIENSGEFLPGQDFGLFENDGTDDTYANFPEDSDLDFNDIDEILCIAEKIKWAGNIYFKKDDYYSAVRKYKKSLRYLNKLHELHENVPNLDKRTSPIVVPCILNSAACKLKLKQYDRALEDCDEALDIDPTNAKALYRRGQAFHALSDYDRSLTDLLAARKIAPHDKSVMAEIAAVRGEMQAYKARERQVYSKLFA